The segment GCCCAGGACGTTCGCGTCCACGCGTTCTAGCAGCATGTACGCCTCGCGTTGGGCCTGCCGCGACGACCCGTGGCCGGGGATCACGAGGAGCACGCCGTCAGCGGTCCGGGCGAAGGTCAGTGCCTCCGGGTACCTGCGGACCGCCGGGGTGTCGATGACCACGTAGGGATAGCGCTGGCGTAGCTCGGCGAAGCAGCGCTGCAGGTGGCGCGGGTCGATCAGCCGTTGCGGAGGCCAAGCGCTCTCCCCGGCGGCGACCAGGTCGAGGTTCTCGACCGACGTGATGCGGATCGCGTATCCCATCGTGGTCGGATCGGCCAGCAGGTCGGCCAGCCCCGGCCGGGGATCGACGTCGAACAGCCGGTGGAGTTCGGGCCTGCGCAGGTTCCCGTCGACGAGCAGGCACCGGGCGCCGCTGCTGGCGATCGTCTTGGCCAGGTTGACCGCCGTGGTGGTCGCTCCGTCCCCTTCCTCGACCGACGTGACGGCAACGACCCCGGGCGGGTGGC is part of the Armatimonadota bacterium genome and harbors:
- a CDS encoding CpsD/CapB family tyrosine-protein kinase, with protein sequence MGTALTELQAGHTYPALAEAYGRLLANLLLGHNGHPPGVVAVTSVEEGDGATTTAVNLAKTIASSGARCLLVDGNLRRPELHRLFDVDPRPGLADLLADPTTMGYAIRITSVENLDLVAAGESAWPPQRLIDPRHLQRCFAELRQRYPYVVIDTPAVRRYPEALTFARTADGVLLVIPGHGSSRQAQREAYMLLERVDANVLGAVLNRVPQRP